TCATACATGACCAGAACCCGGTCAGACAGCTTTAATATTTCCGTTAATTCGGACGACACAAGCAGGATACCCGTACCCTCATCCCGCCTTTTCAGAAGCTCGCCATGAATCGTCTCCATTGCACCAATATCGACACCACGAGTAGGCTCGGCTGCTATTAAAAATGGCGTCCCCTGCTCCAGCTCCCTCGCTACGATGAGTTTCTGCAGGTTCCCCCCCGATAAATACTGGGTGCTTGTCTCTAAGGAGCCCGTCTTGATCGAGAACTTGCTTACCCAACCGGACACCAGCGAACGGATGTCTTTCAGCTTAAGAAATCCGCCCTGCTGCAAACGGCGATGATGTCCCATCAGTCCGGTATCTAGAACAGTCGCTTCCCGATTCGCTCCCCATACATATCGGTCTTCCGGTATGTGGGCAAGACCGTGTTCACGTATTTTGCGGGTCGACATTCCTGTGACGTCAGTGCTTCCGAGCGTAATCCGTCCTTGATCCGGCTGCATGAGTCCCGATATTACCTGCAGCAGCTCCGATTGACCATTGCCGGATATGCCAGCAATGCCAACAACTTCACCTGCCTGCACCGCCAGGTTGATCCCATCCAGCACCGGCTTTCCTTTGGTTCCGCGAATGGTCACGTCAGAAACCTCAAGCACTTTATCACCGGGGTCCACCGGGTTCTTCTTCAGCTCTGCAAGCTCTCGCCCGACCATCATGCCGGACAGCTGATTCGCATCCGTCTCGCCCTTCTCCACAGTTCCCGTAACAGCTCCATCACGAAGTACGGTTATGCGGTCAGCCACGTCTAACACTTCATTCAGCTTGTGGCTGATCAGAATAAAACTTTTCCCCTGCTTCGTGAGCAGCTTGATGGCCTGCAGCAGCTCCTGCACTTCCATCGGTGTAAGTACGCCTGTCGGCTCGTCCAAAATAATAATTTCGGCACCCTGATACAACACCTTTAAAATTTCAACACGCTGCTGAATACCC
Above is a window of Paenibacillus uliginis N3/975 DNA encoding:
- a CDS encoding ABC transporter ATP-binding protein is translated as MLLQMDKITKKYGEFSANRGIDFSLRAGEVHAIVGENGAGKTTLMRILYGMEQPTSGSIRLNGKEVTFSSPLDAIHHGIGMVHQHFMLFPSFTIAENIVIGNEPGSSARFDRKQAVKIVDGLCDQYGMKVDPRAVTGSSAPGIQQRVEILKVLYQGAEIIILDEPTGVLTPMEVQELLQAIKLLTKQGKSFILISHKLNEVLDVADRITVLRDGAVTGTVEKGETDANQLSGMMVGRELAELKKNPVDPGDKVLEVSDVTIRGTKGKPVLDGINLAVQAGEVVGIAGISGNGQSELLQVISGLMQPDQGRITLGSTDVTGMSTRKIREHGLAHIPEDRYVWGANREATVLDTGLMGHHRRLQQGGFLKLKDIRSLVSGWVSKFSIKTGSLETSTQYLSGGNLQKLIVARELEQGTPFLIAAEPTRGVDIGAMETIHGELLKRRDEGTGILLVSSELTEILKLSDRVLVMYEGRIAGELPAQEATEEKLGLLMAGGSIQ